One part of the Phaeodactylum tricornutum CCAP 1055/1 chromosome 17, whole genome shotgun sequence genome encodes these proteins:
- a CDS encoding predicted protein has product MSSSQYAPVARDDGIDSNDVALSETLVGNVEASTLTPASSTAMMQVTAPAALPEGYEFDAALGDRIVKVHVPAGGVEAGQTFSVPMPTSITSFISTIPVPVGHWRDSLWSLFSYGACHPHVWTSCCCTTVAAAQVISRLQLTWKGKHGTVAETTGAFQIIFTAVVVYYVLYYSLSMLLFNLDPNSGNEDTNDRQPLPAGAMVVASTIDLMHYTAYGVLVLLLRNLRVTVREKYAIPARDYEDCTCSVFCPCLVAAQMLRHTTDYDAYPATCCTKRGIPEHAPSIV; this is encoded by the exons ATGTCGAGTAGTCAGTATGCCCCCGTCGCTCGAGACGATGGCATTGACAGCAACGACGTGGCATTGAGTGAAACACTTGTGGGCAATGTCGAAGCGTCGACCTTGACGCCAGCTTCCTCGACCGCTATGATGCAGGTCACGGCACCGGCGGCATTGCCGGAGGGCTACGAGTTTGATGCAGCTCTAGGAGACCGTATCGTGAAGGTACACGTGCCAGCTGGAGGCGTAGAAGCTGGCCAAACGTTTTCGGTACCAATGCCGACCTCCATCACTTCCTTCATTTCGACCATCCCTGTGCCGGTAGGGCACTGGCGCGATTCTCTATGGTCTTTATTTTCTTATGGAGCTTGCCACCCCCACGTTTGGACGTCTTGTTGCTGTACAACGG TTGCTGCGGCGCAAGTGATTTCGCGACTTCAACTTACTTGGAAAGGGAAGCACGGGACCGTAGCGGAGACAACTGGGGCGTTCCAGATCATTTTTACCGCTGTGGTGGTATACTACGTTCTCTATTATTCCTTGTCAATGCTATTGTTTAATCTTGATCCCAACTCGGGCAACGAAGACACGAACGACCGTCAGCCGCTCCCAGCCGGAGCCATGGTGGTGGCCTCTACAATTGATCTCATGCACTACACGGCCTACGGAGTGCTCGTCTTGCTGCTACGAAACTTGCGCGTGACCGTGAGAGAAAAGTACGCCATTCCGGCCCGCGATTATGAGGACTGCACGTGTTCCGTTTTTTGTCCGTGTCTTGTTGCGGCCCAAATGCTGCGACACACAACCGATTACGACGCCTATCCAGCCACTTGCTGCACAAAGAGGGGCATTCCCGAGCACGCGCCGTCTATTGTGTAA
- a CDS encoding predicted protein, with product MKFYRAIASFQMALLGTASVAVAQQLKPRPMQTYFVPLPETDIFYETFDRINAIATAPVMSIISVSISTDNTIVWYDEWEDDYDQSVDQPGSTTKIWGDGIASNGCAPGVTPCTNTNDRLRAGQAIILENWVDLPRNNKQIRFDGGDRIQASFPIAVTRAQYPKEPGSLLAGAAEVFDTMRWGREFVAPVGQDIRGANYRDAFEYTALYMMAEEDDTIVTLPDGSKIFLDMGKSHLVRVNMGAKISADHNIQVHVLAGDIGSTYEMRWFALVPAAIWSSEYITPVGDSTAETKVVCYNGGTSSITVDYQYFTGTTLQRKTMTLAPNTVGQSLFIPTNSGARFNSTGKFIALSTSDTLSSTSGQIYDWGFPVMPRSQLSSQVLIGWGYGCTGKVCVGGQGSRSVVWITPTANADLYIDYNNDGVVDSQVAANYLSSTRITDTDNDMTGAMIWATVRNTGPFGTAVDIAAAWGQDGSHGVVNPGDTLLYTIRIQNLGQVDVNINGLTIINNGVPPLTTYIPNSVWYKPDGGAAPIKVPDKTTGTPNPLDAEGIPNPVKLTKRGGTHEIVFAVTTQGTVDRIIPNNGFIVQSDNRPNLPFAVDIPLVVPTAQPKVANNNNGTVCIPLTARREVRRQLREEGRRERRRLAEEAIYEA from the exons ATGAAATTCTATAGGGCCATCGCGTCCTTTCAGATGGCGCTTCTCGGCACTGCCTCTGTT GCCGTTGCTCAGCAGTTGAAGCCCAGGCCCATGCAAACGTACTTTGTGCCATTGCCCGAAACCGATATCTTCTACGAAACCTTCGATCGGATCAACGCCATTGCAACCGCTCCCGTAATGTCCATTATTTCTGTCTCCATTTCCACCGACAATACAATTGTATGGTACGACGAATGGGAAGACGACTACGATCAAAGTGTTGACCAGCCAGGCTCCACCACCAAGATTTGGGGCGACGGCATCGCGAGCAACGGTTGCGCTCCGGGTGTGACCCCGTGCACGAACACGAACGACCGACTCCGAGCCGGTCAGGCAATCATTCTTGAGAACTGGGTCGATCTTCCCCGTAACAACAAACAGATCCGCTTCGACGGTGGTGATCGAATCCAGGCATCGTTTCCGATCGCTGTGACGCGTGCTCAATACCCCAAGGAACCAGGGTCGCTTTTGGCGGGGGCGGCGGAAGTGTTCGATACGATGCGTTGGGGGCGAGAGTTTGTAGCTCCTGTTGGACAAGATATTCGGGGAGCCAACTATCGAGATGCTTTCGAATACACAGCTCTCTACATGATGGCAGAAGAGGACGACACCATCGTGACGCTACCGGATGGAAGCAAAATCTTTCTGGACATGGGAAAGAGTCATCTCGTCCGAGTGAACATGGGTGCCAAAATTAGCGCCGATCATAACATCCAAGTCCACGTTTTAGCCGGAGATATTGGCTCCACGTATGAGATGCGCTGGTTTGCTCTCGTCCCAGCGGCGATATGGTCAAGTGAATACATAACCCCAGTGGGAGATTCCACTGCGGAAACCAAAGTCGTGTGTTACAACGGCGGCACCAGCAGTATAACTGTTGACTACCAGTATTTTACCGGTACCACGCTTCAAAGGAAGACCATGACTTTGGCTCCGAATACAGTTGGGCAATCGTTGTTTATTCCGACTAACTCTGGCGCCAGGTTCAACTCAACAGGCAAGTTCATTGCTCTTTCCACGAGTGACACGCTGAGCAGCACCAGCGGGCAAATCTATGATTGGGGTTTCCCTGTGATGCCGCGGAGCCAACTTTCGTCCCAAGTGCTTATTGGGTGGGGATACGGATGTACTGGAAAAGTCTGCGTGGGCGGACAAGGATCTCGAAGCGTCGTCTGGATTACTCCCACCGCGAACGCCGATCTCTACATCGACTACAACAACGACGGCGTGGTTGACTCGCAGGTGGCGGCGAACTACCTGTCTTCCACAAGAATTACCGATACCGATAATGACATGACGGGAGCCATGATTTGGGCAACGGTCCGCAACACTGGTCCCTTTGGTACGGCGGTCGATATTGCGGCTGCTTGGGGCCAAGATGGCTCCC ACGGAGTAGTGAACCCCGGCGACACCCTTTTGTACACGATTCGCATTCAGAATTTGGGCCAGGTGGACGTCAATATCAATGGATTGACCATTATCAACAACGGCGTCCCGCCTTTGACCACGTACATCCCCAACTCGGTGTGGTACAAACCAGACGGCGGTGCCGCTCCCATCAAAGTTCCCGATAAGACTACGGGGACTCCGAATCCGTTAGATGCTGAGGGTATTCCCAACCCGGTAAAACTTACCAAACGCGGAGGTACACACGAAATTGTCTTTGCCGTGACGACTCAGGGAACAGTAGATCGCATTATTCCAAACAACGGTTTCATCGTTCAGTCGGACAACCGTCCGAACCTTCCATTTGCGGTGGATATTCCGTTGGTCGTCCCGACCGCGCAGCCCAAAGTGGCGAACAACAATAACGGGACCGTGTGTATTCCGCTGACGGCTCGTCGTGAAGTCCGTCGCCAGCTTCGGGAAGAGGGTCGTCGCGAACGACGTCGTTTAGCCGAAGAGGCCATTTACGAAGCTTAG
- a CDS encoding predicted protein yields MASSTLSRIDLAKSSNYHHEMRDPLKPRRLIYPEGTSAASTPSRTRRLIRYCRAISVTLGMLSTASFGLNALLLYNSNTPGSTEPSFENILISLLENSKTTVVGGRERDKAVAKGALEFSSHRASSQIPLWRQTGNSSTEALLTTTLPVWMQTYVDWHVETRANLTSQNWNSTRYIFISCLASDTKCGGASDRLQLLPWAVLMAARGNRLLLIRWERPCALEEFLVPKDVDWTVPEWLWQSVQLYSPHPKLLMSGGKPSLRHAQAADLIVAIRQQAHDHGKTFYDELKEDNEAGFYEVFHDVWKAFFQPSPIVQIQIEKTMDDLGLRPRRYIAAHVRQKYHRDKTHDTDHVDNAVRCAYQSRQGVSNTIYFASDSTVATKRAVDFGRYITALANDTVPSSINVVARINVSEPLHLDRGSAYLQNTDSWQSFKPDDFYDVFVDLYLLASSTCVVYGVGGYGLWASLLTTKRCSFRHSSRHCGWEVPSNGSIAHML; encoded by the coding sequence ATGGCGTCTTCGACTCTTTCTAGAATTGATTTGGCGAAAAGTAGTAACTACCACCACGAAATGCGTGATCCTCTAAAACCAAGGCGTTTGATATACCCAGAGGGAACTTCTGCTGCTTCTACGCCGAGTCGCACGAGGAGACTAATACGGTACTGTAGAGCGATCTCAGTAACGCTCGGCATGTTGTCTACGGCAAGCTTTGGACTAAATGCGCTATTGCTATACAATTCAAATACACCGGGATCGACTGAGCCCTCTTTCGAGAATATTTTGATATCGCTTCTAGAAAATTCCAAGACCACTGTGGTCGGTGGTCGAGAAAGGGACAAAGCTGTCGCTAAAGGGGCCCTGGAGTTTTCTTCCCATCGAGCAAGTAGTCAGATACCGCTTTGGAGGCAAACAGGCAACAGCTCCACAGAAGCTCTGTTGACAACAACATTACCAGTCTGGATGCAAACTTATGTGGATTGGCATGTGGAGACACGTGCGAATTTAACCTCACAGAACTGGAACTCTACCCGCTACATCTTCATTAGCTGTCTTGCTAGCGACACAAAATGCGGTGGAGCCAGTGACCGGCTACAGCTGTTACCTTGGGCTGTACTCATGGCAGCTCGCGGCAATCGCCTTTTACTGATACGCTGGGAACGTCCTTGCGCACTCGAAGAATTTTTGGTACCGAAAGATGTCGACTGGACTGTGCCTGAATGGCTGTGGCAAAGTGTGCAATTGTACAGTCCGCATCCCAAGCTTTTGATGTCGGGCGGCAAGCCTTCATTGCGACATGCCCAAGCGGCCGACCTCATTGTCGCTATTAGGCAGCAAGCCCATGATCACGGCAAAACATTTTACGATGAATTGAAAGAAGACAATGAAGCGGGGTTCTATGAAGTGTTTCATGACGTGTGGAAGGCCTTCTTTCAACCTTCCCCGATAGTTCAAATACAAATCGAAAAGACCATGGACGACCTCGGTCTGAGACCGCGACGGTATATTGCGGCACATGTTCGCCAGAAGTACCACCGAGACAAGACACACGACACCGACCACGTGGACAATGCCGTGAGGTGTGCCTACCAATCGCGACAAGGCGTTTCGAACACTATATACTTTGCCTCCGATTCAACCGTGGCCACAAAGCGGGCCGTGGACTTTGGGCGATACATTACGGCGTTAGCCAATGATACCGTGCCGTCGAGCATCAATGTTGTTGCACGCATCAATGTGTCGGAGCCGCTGCACCTGGACCGCGGATCTGCGTATTTGCAAAACACGGATAGCTGGCAATCTTTTAAACCAGATGACTTCTACGATGTGTTTGTTGATTTGTATCTTTTGGCGTCGAGCACTTGTGTGGTATACGGTGTTGGCGGCTATGGTCTTTGGGCAAGTCTATTGACCACGAAACGGTGTTCGTTCCGGCATTCAAGTCGCCACTGCGGCTGGGAAGTTCCGTCGAACGGGAGCATTGCCCATATGTTGTAG
- a CDS encoding predicted protein — MKQADDTMIPNRSSTHFYDEDEDDDDEEDDLEELQVLQPSARQELRRADRLSVRLLAIPDEDEDEHDRVLRKSLRLLDNDLNGSSGLFDDESNGAVIRQNSGDINLGGGLVRRSSRASLRLSARPGEDGKTAGQRVCTMVGVAVAAVVLLLGIAGFIGVTVVGPPNQPVGPYQLVERQEGNDFFQFYDFYEGRDSAGSNGFLNYVSYDKATLREIVNVTYEDDVLDIYAQQRSTPEVGSNEAQTKQEPFIYMGSAPTPAGPRDSIRLEGNRRFNRGLFIIDIRHMPVGCGVWPAFWLTDEANWPVNGEIDIVEGVNYQSVAKTALHTTKTCIMDDIPLGTMTGGWDSAQGIPNAKTGIPDMTMREARNCFVYDPHQWLNQGCVAVDTEGGSLGVPLNAKGGGVFALEWDPINRHIRTWVFSPHLNVPDNLVDSIRTASLPDSERIVPDPDVWPLPYGFFAIGEGTNCPAYHFRHMRLVFNTAFCGSVAGNRFHIDCKKQVAANFSTCTDWIKSEPEELQEAYWKIRGVYVYERAWERTWSV, encoded by the coding sequence ATGAAGCAAGCGGACGATACAATGATCCCAAATCGATCGTCGACCCACTTTtacgatgaagacgaagacgacgatgatgaggagGATGACTTGGAGGAGCTTCAAGTTCTGCAGCCCTCCGCGAGACAGGAACTCAGACGAGCCGATCGCTTATCGGTGCGTTTGCTGGCAATTCCggacgaagatgaggacgAGCACGATCGCGTTTTGCGAAAGTCACTGCGCCTACTGGACAACGATCTAAACGGCTCATCTGGCTtgttcgacgacgaaagcaatGGCGCTGTGATACGTCAAAATTCGGGCGACATCAATTTAGGAGGAGGACTGGTCCGTCGGAGCTCACGGGCTTCTCTACGCTTGTCCGCACGCCCCGGTGAAGACGGCAAAACTGCAGGGCAACGCGTGTGCACGATGGTTGGTGTTGCCGTAGCAGCGGTTGTTTTGCTTTTAGGAATCGCCGGATTCATTGGTGTTACGGTCGTTGGCCCACCCAATCAACCAGTCGGACCGTACCAGTTGGTAGAACGACAGGAAGGAAACGATTTCTTCCAGTTCTATGACTTTTACGAAGGCCGAGACTCGGCCGGATCTAACGGGTTTTTGAATTACGTATCGTACGATAAGGCAACCTTGCGGGAAATCGTCAATGTCACCTACGAAGATGACGTTCTGGATATATACGCACAGCAACGCAGCACACCGGAAGTCGGTTCGAATGAAGCGCAGACCAAACAAGAACCATTTATTTACATGGGATCGGCTCCAACGCCAGCTGGTCCGCGAGATTCTATTCGCTTGGAAGGTAATCGCCGCTTCAATAGGGGCTTGTTCATCATTGATATTCGCCACATGCCCGTGGGATGCGGAGTCTGGCCCGCCTTTTGGCTCACGGACGAGGCCAATTGGCCAGTCAACGGAGAAATCGATATTGTAGAAGGCGTAAATTACCAGTCCGTGGCGAAGACAGCCTTACATACTACAAAAACATGCATTATGGACGACATTCCACTTGGTACGATGACAGGAGGATGGGATTCAGCCCAAGGTATCCCAAATGCCAAAACCGGTATCCCAGATATGACAATGCGAGAAGCACGCAATTGCTTCGTGTACGATCCCCATCAGTGGCTGAATCAAGGGTGTGTTGCAGTGGATACGGAAGGAGGTTCGTTAGGAGTTCCGCTTAATGCTAAAGGAGGCGGTGTCTTTGCGTTGGAATGGGACCCCATCAACCGACACATTCGTACCTGGGTATTCTCTCCGCATTTAAATGTACCTGATAATCTCGTCGATTCTATTCGAACGGCAAGTTTACCCGACTCAGAACGCATCGTGCCcgatccagatgtttggccGCTTCCGTACGGCTTTTTTGCAATTGGTGAAGGTACCAACTGCCCGGCATACCATTTTCGGCATATGCGACTTGTATTTAATACGGCGTTTTGCGGCAGTGTGGCAGGAAACCGGTTCCACATTGATTGCAAAAAGCAAGTCGCGGCCAACTTTAGTACCTGCACTGATTGGATCAAAAGCGAGCCAGAAGAATTGCAGGAAGCTTATTGGAAAATTCGCGGGGTGTATGTTTACGAACGTGCGTGGGAGCGAACATGGAGTGTTTAG
- a CDS encoding predicted protein, producing MRHMQPSLTMDTGILVFEDPKVALENLNRIEESPLSVKSMSTASLESSPSVVSLGSRPISFSMEDHMPPIDIAQVKLSYKSAMQLLVTKFSKEEQSTELFEMATRLGRELQRSGRDEEALAYFRKALFMKNKTITEEPRRVQKMFAGILFDIGVIHERAKRHVDNLNQVKALQAFQMCLDFRLLVFGTDHPSVASAFFNLASVHATLGDLESAENLLLEALAILQFNCPQKSHLRHVWIALGKVQKSLGEVAESKSSLEEASSLGTDFLS from the coding sequence ATGCGACACATGCAGCCCTCGCTCACCATGGACACTGGAATACTTGTTTTCGAGGACCCGAAAGTGGCTCTCGAAAACCTGAACAGAATTGAGGAGAGTCCCCTTTCCGTAAAGAGTATGAGCACGGCATCGCTAGAATCTTCACCCTCAGTCGTGTCCCTGGGCTCTCGTCCCATATCATTTTCCATGGAAGATCATATGCCACCTATCGATATCGCGCAAGTGAAATTGAGCTACAAGTCAGCAATGCAGCTTCTTGTGACAAAATTTTCGAAAGAAGAACAAAGTACGGAGCTGTTTGAGATGGCAACGAGACTTGGACGAGAACTCCAGAGATCAGGACGCGACGAAGAGGCCCTCGCATACTTTCGGAAAGCCTTGTTTATGAAAAATAAGACAATTACGGAAGAACCAAGACGGGTCCAGAAAATGTTTGCTGGGATACTGTTTGATATCGGTGTAATTCATGAGCGTGCCAAAAGGCACGTTGATAATCTCAATCAAGTGAAAGCGCTTCAAGCATTCCAAATGTGCCTCGATTTCCGCCTTTTGGTGTTCGGAACAGACCATCCTTCAGTGGCAAGTGCCTTTTTCAATCTCGCATCCGTACACGCAACACTTGGTGACTTGGAATCCGCTGAAAATCTCCTTTTGGAAGCTTTAGCAATCCTTCAATTCAACTGTCCCCAAAAAAGCCATTTGAGACACGTCTGGATCGCCCTAGGAAAGGTACAGAAGTCTTTGGGAGAAGTTGCTGAGTCAAAGTCTTCCTTAGAAGAAGCATCAAGTTTGGGAACAGATTTTCTTTCGTAG
- a CDS encoding predicted protein, which yields MFFRNLVLTALFAMGAEQQVAAWSSPLSRRQAFQAATSAAVIGVSSTIAGHPVQAYPSDETPRVATRMGGLLEAFQDGPRGFRIMIPSGWNKFEGEVGAYDVKWQDLVDPSENVKISSTPVKSTTESVAALGDDVQALGLKLAEKRNAKLISASERLTEGILFYNFDFAIKDGTHQLLQLCVGKGRLWSLDANSKEKRWDKREEMYSNVLASFIPRLN from the exons ATGTTTTTTCGTAACCTAGTGCTGACGGCCCTTTTTGCGATGGGCGCGGAGCAGCAAGTCGCGGCTTGGTCCTCTCCGTTGTCGCGTCGTCAGGCTTTTCAAGCGGCAACTTCAGCGGCCGTCATCGGCGTGTCGTCGACTATAGCGGGACATCCAGTACAAGCCTATCCTTCAGATGAAACGCCTCGTGTGGCGACTCGTATGGGAGGCTTACTAGAAGCTTTCCAGGACGGCCCTCGAGGATTTCGTATCATGATACCTTCCG GTTGGAATAAGTTTGAAGGTGAAGTCGGCGCTTACGACGTCAAATGGCAGGACTTGGTGGATCCCAGTGAGAACGTCAAGATCAGCAGCACACCGGTCAAGTCCACGACAGAATCAGTCGCCGCTCTGGGCGATGACGTGCAAGCTCTGGGTCTCAAACTGGCGGAGAAACGCAACGCCAAGCTGATTTCGGCGAGCGAGCGCTTGACTGAGGGGATCCTATTTTATAATTTTGATTTTGCTATTAAGGATGGAACTCATCAGCTGCTGCAGTTGTGTGTTGGCAAGGGGCGCCTCTGGAGTTTGGATGCCAACTCGAAAGAAAAGCGTTGGGATAAGCGAGAAGAAATGTACAGCAACGTCCTGGCTAGTTTCATTCCTCGGCTCAATTAA